One stretch of Halapricum desulfuricans DNA includes these proteins:
- a CDS encoding terminase large subunit domain-containing protein has product MDSDLLREFADQLGVEEDVIEDRWRGRPDRLAEDIFQIQDMDTGRVGNLELFDTQRKAMHAYFYGDADTINNYKGRRIGYSFIYMVAFLLEGILVPNSVYPIVSRKFEQATNRITDINKLIENAKVEIPTVKDNRDEIVLWNGSKYKAYSGDPDASRGDDSARAVLLDEMAFIEDQEKVSRAFGAFLALGKNRKMVQVSTPNVQNDLFMQTHNRGSPTGYDEDGNRIGVISIKQPSFWNADKIDVNVPLTQQEVKPVRPDMNIERIEEERAADPEGFGQEYLCRPIVDEYRFFSVESIEEAMERGEKFADRTGLQSPNGADLRVLGVDIGISHDDTVVQAFDHIGDRRIHRYSEVIDNNVLAQHGFERPDRANAGQVVTRIAAIFRQMDADLVVLDRTGPGETFDRQLTEKLGRAVVGFNFSDKRKVEEMMGDMNNALRNGRVSLIPDDRLKDELASIIKEKKEDWSVPKFSGKDNSETGKDDTAMAAVLGAFPPGYAVSPGRRADQRSTVEPREAEATTVPTNAPKQSASKQNTARFGSTRVNTRGGGYRQRSNYSSRHSRR; this is encoded by the coding sequence ATGGATTCTGACCTGTTGCGGGAGTTCGCTGACCAACTTGGCGTCGAGGAAGACGTTATCGAGGATCGTTGGCGCGGGCGTCCTGATCGGCTTGCAGAAGACATTTTCCAGATTCAGGATATGGATACGGGCCGTGTTGGGAATCTGGAGTTGTTCGATACCCAGCGAAAGGCTATGCACGCCTACTTCTACGGGGACGCGGATACGATTAACAATTACAAGGGTCGCCGGATTGGGTATTCGTTCATCTATATGGTCGCCTTCTTGCTGGAAGGGATCTTGGTACCAAATTCGGTCTATCCGATTGTCTCGCGGAAGTTCGAGCAGGCGACGAATCGGATTACGGATATAAATAAACTGATCGAAAACGCAAAGGTCGAGATCCCGACTGTCAAGGATAACCGCGACGAGATCGTTCTGTGGAACGGGTCGAAGTACAAGGCGTATTCCGGCGATCCGGACGCGTCTCGCGGTGACGATTCGGCAAGAGCTGTTCTGCTGGACGAAATGGCTTTCATTGAGGATCAGGAGAAGGTCAGCCGGGCGTTCGGGGCGTTCCTGGCGCTGGGTAAGAACCGGAAGATGGTGCAGGTCTCGACGCCGAACGTGCAGAATGACCTCTTTATGCAGACGCATAATCGGGGGTCGCCAACTGGCTACGATGAAGACGGGAATCGGATCGGGGTTATCTCGATCAAGCAACCGTCATTCTGGAACGCCGACAAGATCGACGTTAATGTTCCGTTGACTCAGCAAGAGGTGAAGCCGGTTCGGCCGGATATGAACATTGAGCGGATCGAGGAAGAGCGAGCGGCTGATCCGGAAGGGTTCGGACAGGAATACCTGTGCCGGCCGATTGTTGACGAGTATCGGTTCTTCTCTGTCGAGTCTATCGAAGAGGCGATGGAGCGGGGCGAGAAGTTTGCTGATCGAACTGGTCTTCAGTCTCCGAATGGAGCGGATCTCCGTGTCTTGGGCGTCGATATTGGAATCAGTCACGACGATACTGTGGTTCAGGCGTTCGATCATATTGGTGATCGGCGGATTCACAGATATTCGGAAGTCATCGACAACAACGTTCTCGCCCAACACGGATTTGAGCGGCCTGATCGGGCGAATGCTGGACAGGTTGTTACGCGGATTGCGGCGATATTCCGGCAGATGGACGCCGATCTTGTCGTGTTGGACCGCACTGGTCCGGGTGAGACGTTCGACCGACAGTTGACGGAAAAACTGGGTCGGGCTGTTGTCGGCTTTAATTTCTCGGATAAGCGGAAAGTCGAGGAGATGATGGGAGATATGAATAATGCGCTCCGGAATGGGCGCGTCTCTCTGATTCCCGACGACCGCTTGAAAGACGAATTAGCGTCGATCATCAAGGAGAAGAAAGAGGATTGGTCTGTCCCCAAGTTTTCTGGGAAAGACAATTCTGAAACGGGGAAGGACGATACGGCTATGGCGGCTGTTCTGGGTGCATTTCCGCCTGGATATGCGGTCTCTCCTGGTCGGCGCGCTGATCAACGATCTACGGTTGAACCGAGAGAGGCTGAAGCAACGACGGTTCCGACTAATGCGCCGAAACAATCGGCGTCGAAGCAGAATACGGCCCGGTTCGGTTCAACGCGAGTAAACACCAGAGGTGGTGGGTATCGACAGCGGAGTAACTACAGTTCACGTCATTCTCGGCGATGA
- a CDS encoding phage portal protein family protein — MSDIKKQILQKASDGDLPGQTYPGEFALDSPRAVIKEGTGGGGKPRVSEAPEAKIEEYRLIADTDPHVAEAIDTLVDYLVGSGYNIAPANIIGTDEEQTPEDIADLKQLVESSNFEEVLFQWVWHALVDGTGFLEIVVEDDVFKPKVLPTENMEIQTDKYGDVQEYILDADGQEIPFKPYDLAVLVFHRHPGEDFGRSLIERAEEQADMLRDMEIDMARFIATKAYPPVIWKLGSDERPWTQDQIDTWLDTVSEIEPESMLAVGHDVEHDIVGVTSTSSTSGAMRLEPVFHHLLQRIYTALGIPAFLGNISSDQARNESVAVMPKFDRRIQRYRRIIKSAIRHQIFISILAGDSDPAESDELAPEFEFGQHSSEEERLDADMAINLVNNGLLTFEAAAERIGIDPETELPQEGELDEHIEKVQLLAGKGDQIQNPAGGSPTNTGGGADSAGGEVKTRQNPERDTSGSDSRKQRSQTEE; from the coding sequence ATGAGCGACATTAAGAAACAAATTCTACAGAAAGCCAGCGACGGCGATTTGCCCGGACAAACGTATCCGGGGGAGTTCGCACTTGATTCGCCGAGGGCTGTTATCAAAGAAGGCACGGGTGGGGGCGGGAAGCCTCGTGTGTCTGAGGCCCCGGAAGCAAAGATCGAAGAATATCGGCTTATCGCTGATACCGACCCACACGTTGCAGAAGCGATTGATACGCTGGTCGATTATCTGGTTGGCTCTGGATACAATATCGCTCCGGCGAATATTATCGGGACCGACGAGGAGCAGACGCCGGAAGACATTGCGGATCTGAAGCAACTCGTCGAGTCTTCGAATTTTGAAGAAGTCCTCTTCCAGTGGGTGTGGCACGCGTTGGTTGACGGGACTGGGTTCTTGGAGATCGTCGTTGAAGATGATGTGTTCAAGCCAAAGGTCTTGCCGACCGAGAATATGGAAATCCAGACCGACAAGTACGGTGATGTTCAGGAGTATATTCTGGACGCTGACGGTCAAGAGATACCGTTCAAGCCGTATGATCTTGCGGTTTTAGTGTTCCATAGGCACCCCGGCGAAGACTTCGGGCGGTCACTGATCGAGCGGGCTGAAGAACAGGCCGATATGCTCCGTGATATGGAGATCGATATGGCCCGCTTCATTGCGACGAAAGCCTATCCGCCCGTTATCTGGAAGTTGGGATCTGACGAGCGACCGTGGACCCAAGATCAGATTGATACGTGGCTGGATACGGTATCCGAGATCGAGCCGGAGTCGATGTTGGCGGTCGGGCACGACGTAGAACACGATATTGTTGGTGTTACCAGTACGTCCTCGACCAGTGGTGCAATGAGACTGGAACCGGTCTTCCACCACTTGCTTCAGCGGATCTATACGGCTCTCGGGATTCCTGCGTTCTTGGGCAATATCAGTTCAGATCAGGCTCGAAACGAGTCTGTTGCTGTTATGCCGAAGTTCGACCGGCGGATTCAGCGATACCGGCGGATCATCAAATCGGCTATCCGACACCAGATTTTCATTAGTATCCTTGCGGGCGATAGTGACCCCGCCGAGTCTGATGAACTGGCTCCGGAGTTTGAGTTTGGTCAGCATTCCAGCGAGGAAGAGCGACTGGACGCCGATATGGCGATCAACTTGGTCAATAATGGATTACTCACTTTCGAAGCCGCCGCCGAGCGTATTGGAATCGATCCGGAGACCGAACTTCCCCAAGAAGGCGAGTTGGACGAGCATATCGAGAAGGTTCAACTTCTTGCTGGAAAGGGTGATCAAATCCAGAATCCGGCAGGTGGTTCACCGACGAATACTGGCGGGGGTGCTGACTCTGCTGGTGGAGAGGTGAAGACTCGCCAGAACCCGGAGCGTGACACGTCCGGTAGCGACAGTCGCAAACAACGGTCACAAACGGAAGAGTAA
- a CDS encoding DUF2345 domain-containing protein — MIETGIVTSVYQSGKSIYVDLNLGPNQDAHFVPFRTDYKGLYMVPEPGALVEVHELEDQAKVARGAHSEPDFSVPELLQNEFLIKINEDTQLFFQKVPNEEETDWTYALDIQTGADLTITAGGDVDLSVAGSVSVESEDDVDVQTSGDVTVAADGDVDVLASKEIRLGGAGGKPVARYGDSIQVWDPISGTLRGKITDGSSKTTSK, encoded by the coding sequence ATGATTGAAACTGGAATTGTAACGTCGGTTTATCAGAGCGGTAAATCGATATATGTTGACCTGAACCTTGGCCCGAACCAAGACGCCCATTTCGTCCCATTTAGAACGGACTACAAGGGCCTCTATATGGTTCCCGAGCCGGGGGCGCTTGTCGAAGTACACGAACTCGAAGATCAGGCGAAAGTCGCTCGTGGGGCACACTCGGAGCCGGACTTCTCCGTTCCCGAATTACTCCAGAACGAATTTCTAATCAAGATCAACGAGGACACACAACTGTTCTTCCAGAAAGTTCCAAACGAGGAAGAGACAGACTGGACATATGCACTTGACATTCAGACCGGCGCAGATCTAACGATTACGGCTGGCGGCGACGTGGATCTGAGTGTGGCGGGAAGTGTGTCTGTCGAGAGTGAAGACGACGTAGACGTACAGACAAGCGGGGATGTGACCGTCGCGGCTGACGGAGATGTTGACGTTCTCGCCAGTAAAGAAATCCGACTCGGGGGAGCCGGTGGCAAACCCGTAGCGAGATACGGTGATTCAATTCAGGTGTGGGACCCGATCTCTGGCACCCTTCGCGGTAAGATTACTGACGGCAGTTCAAAGACGACTTCAAAATGA
- a CDS encoding baseplate J/gp47 family protein, whose translation MTIGTDGQFEPDSVEFIVQMMMDDAKLQLGSDLNDDEKAVIRFFYQPVAERLHETYEDIGSVLASSQIKYAEGAALDLLVERIGLSRYPAEKATGTVTFSRGTAATTDYTIPAGTVVQTATEDPVKFQTTEVVSILSGTTEIDATIEAIDGGIRGNVGANTITDFENKPAGVDEVNNAVATSGGSDEEPDNELRERALRELSESKSATPGAILDSVRAMDKVSSATIFVNNTGTDNSGSGGLSDHAFEVVVDGTATDEEIAQTILEKMPAGATPFGGAHGTLATAPGTLSNGQSIDVSFSWANPVQIYVDAEFEVTGDYAGDEDVENAIVSYIGGTLNSGNIATGRVNLFDEVLYGEIEYAIRSVTGVYDVTSLQIKKGSSGTWTTGNIQMNDDETPTADATDGSLSITSSVINQ comes from the coding sequence ATGACGATTGGAACAGACGGTCAATTCGAGCCGGATAGCGTCGAGTTTATTGTCCAAATGATGATGGACGATGCGAAACTCCAGCTTGGGTCTGACTTAAACGACGATGAAAAGGCCGTTATCCGGTTCTTCTATCAGCCGGTAGCAGAACGGTTACACGAAACATATGAGGACATTGGATCGGTTCTCGCGTCTTCACAGATCAAGTACGCTGAAGGCGCGGCTCTCGATCTACTTGTTGAGCGGATTGGTCTGTCTCGGTATCCCGCTGAGAAGGCGACTGGGACAGTGACGTTCTCTCGGGGGACGGCCGCAACGACTGACTATACGATTCCGGCGGGAACTGTCGTCCAGACGGCAACCGAAGATCCGGTGAAGTTCCAGACCACCGAAGTCGTCTCGATCCTTTCGGGAACGACCGAGATCGACGCGACCATTGAAGCAATCGATGGCGGTATTCGTGGAAACGTCGGGGCGAACACGATCACGGATTTCGAGAACAAGCCGGCTGGTGTCGATGAAGTTAACAACGCCGTCGCAACCAGCGGGGGAAGCGACGAGGAACCCGATAACGAACTCCGGGAACGCGCTCTCCGTGAACTGTCCGAATCGAAGAGTGCCACGCCGGGTGCCATTCTGGATTCTGTTCGGGCGATGGACAAGGTGAGTTCGGCAACGATCTTTGTCAATAACACCGGGACGGATAACTCCGGATCGGGTGGGCTGTCTGATCACGCATTTGAGGTCGTCGTTGATGGAACGGCAACGGACGAGGAGATTGCACAGACGATTCTTGAGAAAATGCCGGCCGGGGCGACTCCATTTGGGGGCGCTCACGGAACGCTGGCGACGGCTCCGGGAACACTTTCGAACGGGCAGAGTATCGACGTTTCATTCAGTTGGGCGAATCCGGTGCAGATTTATGTGGACGCCGAGTTTGAGGTGACTGGCGATTACGCTGGCGATGAAGACGTTGAGAACGCGATTGTGTCCTATATCGGCGGTACCCTAAACAGCGGGAACATTGCCACGGGTAGGGTCAATCTCTTCGATGAAGTGCTGTATGGCGAGATCGAGTATGCGATCCGGTCGGTGACTGGCGTGTACGACGTAACCAGCCTTCAAATCAAGAAGGGTAGTTCTGGGACGTGGACCACGGGTAATATTCAGATGAACGACGACGAGACGCCCACGGCAGACGCAACGGATGGGTCGCTCTCGATTACGTCTTCGGTGATTAACCAATGA
- a CDS encoding YmfQ family protein — MTDDTTIDITRGLPSYFPKDENSPNYKLLSAIGEAIDNAEAELSSVSDQMDPETATEMAALREQGRLVNVFPRAGESIESYRERVLIAYKKLTSEGTIENLLEYISLLLGIDKTTITYIETDENGFALFDVPSDAPDNLNVSRQDFVNILDQSTAAGFRIGVQVSTGSFTYRSESDYLNTINDPDKGYDDHSTGTVEGGTYSSILNA; from the coding sequence ATGACGGATGATACCACTATCGACATTACTCGGGGGCTTCCGTCGTATTTCCCGAAGGACGAAAACAGTCCAAATTACAAACTGCTCTCGGCAATCGGAGAAGCGATTGACAATGCCGAAGCAGAGTTATCGTCCGTCAGTGATCAGATGGACCCGGAGACCGCAACGGAAATGGCGGCACTCCGGGAACAGGGTCGGCTTGTTAATGTGTTTCCACGGGCCGGAGAATCCATTGAGTCGTATCGAGAGCGGGTTCTGATTGCCTACAAGAAACTAACTTCTGAGGGAACAATCGAGAATCTGCTTGAGTATATTTCTCTGCTACTGGGCATTGATAAGACGACCATTACGTATATCGAGACGGACGAGAATGGTTTTGCTTTGTTTGACGTACCGTCCGACGCACCGGACAATTTGAACGTCAGTAGGCAGGATTTCGTGAACATTCTGGATCAGTCTACAGCGGCTGGATTCCGGATCGGGGTTCAGGTCTCAACTGGTTCGTTCACGTATCGGTCGGAGAGTGATTATCTGAATACGATCAACGATCCCGACAAGGGGTACGATGATCACAGCACGGGAACGGTTGAGGGCGGTACCTATTCGAGTATTCTAAACGCATAA
- a CDS encoding tyrosine-type recombinase/integrase, giving the protein MTRIPTVTEPVEARLNSRKLTDYTDYKRKLLNWLSKRGKNPQKRKGYADGTVRNVTYHIDRFYRWKWDRDKTYTISLTPEEADDYLDSLLLSEDDYSDSYVHTAQKCLKRVFNYWNNQRGKNFDYDSEFSFSVNQHAPRDFLTQDERQAIREVSLEYGTVPAPTSVRGEERDRWEAYLAQRFEKPKEDVTDADFDRANGWKIPSLVGASLDAGLRPVEVERASIRWVDTDNGVLRIPKEESSKNEGNWIAALTDRTADALRRWVEERKTYPKYDNTDALWLTRYGNRYQSTSLRGLLHNLCDEAGINYEHRQMSWYSIRHSVGTYMTREEDLAAAQVQLRHKSPRTTMKYDQAPIEDRKDALDGMG; this is encoded by the coding sequence ATGACCCGGATTCCGACCGTCACCGAACCAGTCGAAGCCCGGCTCAATAGCCGCAAACTGACCGATTACACTGACTATAAACGGAAACTCCTCAACTGGCTCTCCAAGCGTGGCAAGAACCCACAAAAACGAAAAGGATACGCGGATGGCACGGTTCGAAACGTCACCTATCACATTGACCGCTTCTATCGCTGGAAGTGGGACCGAGACAAGACCTACACAATCAGTCTCACCCCCGAAGAAGCAGACGACTATCTCGATAGCCTACTTCTCTCGGAAGACGACTACAGCGACAGTTACGTTCACACCGCCCAGAAGTGCCTCAAGCGGGTCTTCAACTATTGGAATAACCAGCGGGGCAAGAACTTCGACTATGACTCTGAGTTCTCGTTCTCGGTCAATCAACACGCCCCGCGCGACTTTCTCACACAGGACGAACGCCAAGCAATTCGGGAAGTCTCCTTGGAATATGGCACAGTTCCCGCCCCAACCAGTGTCCGTGGAGAAGAACGAGATCGATGGGAAGCCTACCTCGCCCAGCGATTCGAGAAACCCAAAGAAGACGTAACCGACGCTGACTTCGACCGCGCGAACGGCTGGAAGATCCCCAGTCTCGTCGGGGCCTCACTCGACGCCGGACTTAGACCGGTCGAGGTTGAGCGGGCAAGCATCCGGTGGGTGGACACCGATAACGGCGTGCTACGAATCCCGAAAGAAGAGTCGTCCAAAAACGAGGGCAACTGGATCGCGGCGCTCACTGACCGGACAGCCGACGCCCTGCGGCGGTGGGTCGAAGAGCGGAAGACCTACCCAAAGTACGACAACACCGACGCGCTGTGGCTTACCCGATACGGAAACCGCTATCAGTCAACGTCGCTCCGGGGGCTGTTGCACAATCTATGCGATGAAGCCGGAATCAACTATGAACACCGGCAAATGAGTTGGTATTCGATCCGGCATTCGGTCGGGACGTATATGACCCGGGAAGAAGACCTCGCGGCGGCTCAGGTCCAACTCCGGCACAAGTCACCCAGAACGACGATGAAGTACGATCAAGCGCCGATAGAAGACCGCAAAGACGCACTCGATGGGATGGGGTAG
- a CDS encoding class I SAM-dependent methyltransferase, producing MDDADARNVRETYETIADHFAETRAHPWPEVETFLEGSESVAVGLDVGCGNGRHAAVLGERADRVVALDVSRNLLGVARERLDEPGARLVQGDATRLPLRADSVGLAVYVATLHHLPTREHRVESLNELGRVLRTEGRGLVSAWSTAHDRFDADPDAANGFDTTIDWTLPDGDVVPRFYHIYAPAEFEADLAASELQVASVRVSSGNCYAEVRGQREGESEGKHP from the coding sequence ATGGACGACGCCGACGCCCGGAACGTCCGCGAGACCTACGAGACGATCGCGGACCACTTCGCGGAGACGCGCGCGCATCCCTGGCCGGAAGTCGAGACGTTTCTCGAGGGGAGTGAGTCGGTCGCCGTCGGGCTCGACGTGGGATGTGGTAACGGCCGCCACGCGGCCGTCCTCGGGGAGCGCGCGGACCGCGTCGTGGCGCTGGACGTCAGTCGGAACCTGCTGGGGGTCGCCCGGGAGCGGCTCGACGAGCCGGGAGCGCGGCTCGTACAGGGAGACGCCACGCGGTTGCCGCTCCGCGCCGACAGCGTCGGGCTGGCGGTCTACGTCGCGACGCTGCATCACCTTCCCACTCGGGAGCATCGAGTCGAGAGCCTGAACGAGCTGGGCCGGGTCCTCCGCACGGAGGGGCGGGGGCTGGTCAGCGCCTGGAGCACGGCGCACGATCGGTTCGACGCGGACCCGGACGCCGCGAACGGCTTCGACACGACGATCGACTGGACGCTCCCGGACGGGGACGTCGTACCGCGTTTTTATCACATCTACGCGCCGGCGGAGTTCGAGGCCGATCTGGCGGCGAGCGAGCTGCAGGTCGCGAGCGTTCGCGTCTCCAGCGGGAACTGCTACGCGGAGGTCCGGGGTCAGAGGGAGGGCGAGTCCGAAGGGAAACACCCTTAG
- a CDS encoding DUF7123 family protein, with protein sequence MSQATADKRRRVETHLRERVGKEPIYVKSKFLAEELDLSPKEIGSVLGRIAESSSELLVEKWSYTNATTWRVEHEQH encoded by the coding sequence ATGTCGCAAGCGACGGCGGACAAACGCCGGCGCGTCGAGACCCATCTCCGGGAGCGTGTCGGGAAAGAGCCGATCTACGTCAAGAGCAAGTTCCTCGCGGAGGAACTGGACCTCTCGCCGAAAGAGATCGGTAGCGTCCTCGGGCGTATCGCGGAGTCGTCCTCGGAGTTGCTCGTCGAGAAGTGGTCGTACACGAACGCGACGACCTGGCGGGTGGAGCACGAACAGCACTAG
- a CDS encoding GNAT family N-acetyltransferase gives MLAVRRVPESDFDRYRQLIQYAFHPEDGPQSELTAPERIADRYGLYEDDRLVATGALYELEARLRGSWTTVGGIAAVSSPPEHRRSGNVERLLDGLLAKARDRGLGLAALWPFEHAFYRQFGWAIASRYTTYELPPEQLAAAGTTERGTFERVGPDDWERLEAVQRAHGAGTTLSIRRSEQWWRNRTFGDDPPWAYAWLDGGEPRGYVTYTFETAGEEDVLRTEDFSAADREARRHLLGLLGTHDSQVGTVEFTLAEEAALLDAVSDPEAVSCSMHAGPMIRVTDPELALESCPYPGDVDARVALEVTDPIGDDRRLGLTVEDGAGVCAPTEADPDATLDVGTLAQLLVGYRAVEDVRGRGLDCDEETAATLEALFPRENVQLREFF, from the coding sequence ATGCTCGCCGTCCGCCGCGTTCCGGAATCCGATTTCGATCGCTACCGACAGCTCATCCAGTACGCGTTCCACCCGGAAGACGGGCCCCAGTCGGAACTGACCGCTCCCGAACGGATCGCGGATCGGTACGGCCTCTACGAGGACGACCGGCTCGTCGCGACGGGCGCGCTGTACGAACTTGAGGCGCGACTTCGCGGGTCGTGGACGACGGTCGGCGGGATCGCCGCCGTCTCCTCGCCGCCGGAACACCGCCGGTCGGGCAACGTCGAACGCTTGCTCGACGGACTGCTCGCGAAAGCGCGCGATCGCGGGCTCGGGCTGGCCGCGCTGTGGCCGTTCGAACACGCCTTCTATCGCCAGTTCGGCTGGGCGATCGCCAGCCGGTATACGACCTACGAACTCCCGCCCGAACAGCTTGCGGCCGCGGGGACGACCGAACGCGGCACCTTCGAGCGCGTCGGACCCGACGACTGGGAGCGCCTCGAAGCAGTCCAGCGCGCCCACGGTGCGGGCACGACGCTGTCAATCCGGCGGAGCGAACAGTGGTGGCGCAATCGCACGTTCGGCGACGACCCGCCCTGGGCCTACGCCTGGCTCGACGGCGGTGAGCCTCGCGGGTACGTCACCTACACCTTCGAAACGGCGGGCGAGGAGGACGTGCTCCGCACTGAGGATTTCTCGGCGGCCGACCGCGAGGCGCGCCGCCACCTGCTCGGGTTGCTCGGCACGCACGACTCGCAGGTCGGGACAGTCGAGTTCACCCTTGCCGAGGAAGCCGCGCTGCTCGATGCGGTCTCGGATCCCGAAGCCGTCTCCTGTTCGATGCACGCCGGGCCGATGATCCGGGTGACGGATCCGGAACTCGCGCTTGAGTCGTGTCCCTATCCCGGCGACGTCGACGCACGCGTCGCGTTGGAGGTCACGGACCCGATCGGTGACGACCGGCGACTCGGACTCACCGTCGAAGACGGCGCTGGCGTGTGCGCGCCGACGGAGGCCGACCCGGACGCGACCCTCGACGTGGGGACGCTCGCACAGCTGCTCGTCGGCTACCGGGCGGTCGAAGACGTTCGCGGGCGGGGGCTGGACTGCGACGAGGAGACGGCAGCGACACTCGAGGCGCTGTTTCCGCGAGAAAACGTGCAGTTGCGGGAGTTCTTCTAG
- the fba gene encoding class II fructose-bisphosphate aldolase yields MPFYGGNELSQVYDTALEEDFGLVASNVAEPDVAMGLMDGAASVDSDLLIQLSAGACRFAGNGDAEAGLRAMGNYIETMAEQYDIGVFLNMDHQTDMDFIEMQVESDIPSSIMIDASHEDFEENIRQSKKVVDMIEEKDADILVEAELGQIKGVEDEIVAEEAFYTDPEDAVEFVERTGADLLAISVGTQHGVAKGKDLELRPDLASEISETLADHGLEIPLVLHGTSGLQPAQVEDMMGRGICKMNKDTRYQYEYTRTLFDHYLDHKDEIIPPEGVEDQRDSFYNDVDWSPNKDHFDPRVGGRLVRERIEEVHAGLAELSGSAGNSMFPK; encoded by the coding sequence ATGCCGTTCTACGGCGGTAATGAACTCAGTCAGGTGTACGACACGGCGCTGGAGGAAGACTTCGGACTGGTGGCGAGCAACGTCGCCGAACCGGACGTGGCAATGGGGCTCATGGACGGGGCCGCTTCTGTCGATTCGGACCTGCTCATTCAGTTGAGCGCCGGCGCGTGTCGGTTCGCCGGCAACGGCGACGCCGAGGCCGGACTGCGGGCGATGGGCAACTACATCGAGACCATGGCCGAGCAGTACGACATCGGTGTGTTCCTCAACATGGACCACCAGACGGACATGGACTTCATCGAGATGCAGGTCGAGAGCGACATCCCCTCCTCGATCATGATCGACGCCTCCCACGAGGACTTCGAGGAGAACATCCGTCAGTCAAAGAAGGTCGTCGACATGATCGAAGAGAAAGACGCCGACATCCTCGTCGAGGCGGAACTCGGCCAGATCAAGGGCGTCGAAGACGAGATTGTCGCCGAAGAGGCCTTCTACACGGATCCCGAGGACGCCGTCGAGTTCGTTGAGCGCACCGGCGCGGACCTGCTCGCGATCTCGGTCGGCACCCAGCACGGCGTCGCCAAGGGCAAGGATCTGGAACTGCGCCCGGACCTCGCCAGCGAGATCAGCGAGACGCTGGCCGATCACGGCCTGGAGATCCCGCTCGTGCTCCACGGTACATCGGGTCTCCAGCCGGCTCAGGTCGAGGACATGATGGGGCGGGGCATCTGCAAGATGAACAAGGACACCCGCTACCAGTACGAGTACACGCGGACGCTGTTCGACCACTACCTCGACCACAAAGACGAGATCATCCCGCCAGAGGGCGTCGAGGACCAGCGCGATAGCTTCTACAACGACGTCGATTGGTCGCCCAACAAGGACCACTTCGACCCGCGCGTCGGCGGCCGACTCGTCCGCGAGCGCATCGAAGAGGTCCACGCCGGCCTCGCGGAACTGTCGGGCTCTGCCGGCAACTCGATGTTCCCGAAGTAG